One Trachemys scripta elegans isolate TJP31775 chromosome 4, CAS_Tse_1.0, whole genome shotgun sequence genomic region harbors:
- the SERTAD4 gene encoding SERTA domain-containing protein 4 — protein sequence MDDKFRHNSIVITGVLPSSTKDELIPRNSQPSLSLCKEEILPELLKSSQKDTLQIDSASQADPIRVLTNTLTTSKVAYFKRKYAEEEDLHQDYQGYFPKHLILPEDRTCILKLSLQKLRFLEDPETYLRRSVLINNLLRKIHLETDRESYEYFKETPCYRTAYSDTRKRLKFMVQECCSESLYYEELHSYHIVPYSTENSIYGMGYTSGHLEKNSQLLIYKMN from the exons ATGGATGACAAATTCAGGCACAACTCCATTGTCATCACTGGAGTTTTACCTTCTAGCACCAAGGATGAACTTATCCCTAGGAACTCTCAGCCATCA CTGAGCCTGTGCAAAGAGGAAATTTTACCAGAATTGCTGAAATCATCCCAGAAAGACACTTTGCAGATTGATTCAGCATCACAAG CTGATCCAATCAGGGTATTGACAAATACGCTAACGACGTCGAAAGTAGCCTACTTTAAGAGAAAATATGCAGAAGAAGAAGATTTACATCAAGATTACCAGGGGTATTTTCCAAAA CACCTGATATTACCCGAGGACCGGACTTGTATTCTAAAACTGTCTCTGCAGAAACTTCGATTCCTTGAAGACCCTGAAACCTATCTCCGTAGGTCTGTGCTTATTAACAATTTGCTGAGGAAGATCCAcctagagacagacagagagagctaTGAATACTTTAAAGAGACACCCTGTTATAGGACCGCTTACTCGGATACAAGAAAACGGCTGAAGTTTATGGTACAAGAATGCTGTTCTGAGTCACTCTATTATGAAGAGCTGCATTCGTATCATATTGTGCCTTATTCTACAGAGAATTCCATTTATGGAATGGGCTATACAAGCGGCCACTTGGAGAAAAATTCTCAGTTGCTTATTTATAAAATGAATTGA